A portion of the Acidisoma sp. PAMC 29798 genome contains these proteins:
- a CDS encoding MetQ/NlpA family ABC transporter substrate-binding protein, whose protein sequence is MPTAGDHHVPLSPRTRRRALTAGLIALGLFVLALVAHAHAETPLTIAGTPGPMAEVLNHAADLAKKQGLDVKVIQFSDWVTPNVAVSEGSVEANLYQHKPFLAAAIKARHFNLVAVAPAVILPMGLFSHKIKTLTDLKDGDQVAVANDPVNRARGLQLYAKAGLITLTPGVGDAASLKDVTSNPRHLQFIELPAPQLARALDDVKVAQVSYTFLIASGGDPRSVLIEDGANNPHYALQFVSRPQDATDPKLLRFIRIFQSDDERAFILKSFGGAITPAW, encoded by the coding sequence ATGCCGACAGCCGGTGACCACCATGTGCCTCTTTCACCGCGCACCCGGCGTCGGGCCCTGACGGCGGGGCTTATCGCTCTCGGTCTTTTCGTGCTCGCTCTCGTCGCTCATGCCCATGCGGAGACGCCGCTGACCATTGCCGGCACGCCGGGCCCGATGGCCGAGGTTCTCAACCACGCAGCGGACCTCGCCAAGAAACAGGGCCTGGACGTGAAGGTCATCCAGTTTTCCGATTGGGTGACGCCGAATGTCGCAGTGTCGGAAGGCTCGGTGGAGGCCAATCTGTACCAGCACAAGCCGTTCCTCGCCGCAGCCATCAAGGCGCGGCATTTCAACCTGGTGGCCGTGGCTCCTGCGGTGATCCTGCCGATGGGTCTGTTCTCCCATAAGATCAAAACCCTCACAGACCTGAAGGACGGCGACCAGGTCGCGGTCGCGAATGATCCGGTCAACCGCGCGCGGGGCCTGCAGCTTTATGCCAAGGCCGGGCTGATTACGCTGACACCGGGCGTCGGCGATGCCGCGAGCCTGAAGGACGTGACCTCCAACCCGAGACATCTTCAGTTCATCGAATTGCCGGCGCCGCAACTGGCGCGCGCCTTGGATGACGTGAAGGTCGCCCAGGTCAGCTACACCTTCCTGATCGCCTCGGGCGGCGATCCGAGATCCGTGCTGATCGAGGATGGCGCCAACAACCCGCATTACGCCCTGCAATTCGTCAGCCGCCCGCAGGACGCGACCGATCCGAAGCTGCTGAGGTTCATCAGGATCTTTCAGTCCGATGATGAGCGCGCCTTCATCCTAAAAAGCTTCGGCGGCGCGATCACCCCGGCCTGGTGA
- a CDS encoding methionine ABC transporter ATP-binding protein, whose protein sequence is MDQGLFDPAPAAWSPETETPLLKVAGVSRRFGATAALHDVSFSLGRGQVLGIIGRSGAGKSTLIRCLNGLERPDSGTIAIEGREVQDLTESQWQTERRRIGMIFQHFNLLSSRTALENVALPLKLAGVKRGARLRRAADLLDLVGLGDKGRAYPAKLSGGQKQRVGIARALASDPALLLCDEATSALDPETTVSILGLLRKINREMGLTIVLITHEMNVARRIADRVMVLASGRVVEEGPVRNVLTDPQAEETQILLRAAALGFADGEGI, encoded by the coding sequence GTGGACCAAGGCCTGTTCGACCCTGCGCCCGCAGCGTGGAGTCCTGAGACGGAAACGCCGCTGCTGAAGGTTGCGGGCGTGTCGCGCCGGTTTGGCGCGACAGCGGCGCTGCATGACGTGTCCTTCAGCCTCGGCCGAGGTCAGGTGCTCGGCATCATTGGCCGATCGGGCGCCGGGAAATCCACGCTCATTCGCTGCCTCAATGGTTTGGAGCGGCCGGATAGCGGCACCATCGCGATTGAGGGGCGGGAGGTGCAGGACCTCACCGAAAGCCAGTGGCAGACCGAACGCCGACGCATCGGCATGATCTTCCAGCACTTCAATCTTCTGTCCTCGCGCACGGCGCTCGAGAACGTCGCCCTGCCGCTGAAACTTGCCGGGGTGAAGCGCGGCGCGCGTCTGCGCCGCGCGGCGGACCTGCTCGATCTCGTCGGCCTCGGTGACAAGGGCCGCGCCTATCCTGCGAAACTTTCGGGCGGCCAGAAGCAGCGCGTCGGCATCGCGCGGGCACTCGCCTCCGATCCCGCGCTGCTACTGTGCGACGAGGCGACATCGGCGCTGGACCCCGAGACGACGGTCTCGATCCTCGGCCTCCTGCGGAAGATCAACCGGGAGATGGGCCTGACCATCGTGCTCATCACCCATGAGATGAACGTCGCGCGTCGCATCGCCGACCGGGTGATGGTGCTGGCGAGCGGCCGTGTGGTCGAGGAAGGGCCCGTGCGGAATGTTCTGACCGATCCTCAGGCGGAGGAGACGCAGATCTTGCTGCGCGCCGCAGCCCTCGGTTTCGCGGATGGGGAGGGCATCTGA
- a CDS encoding methionine ABC transporter permease produces MFANVSSAEVMTALGQTLEMVGVAGLIGFICGLPLALLLVATSRNGIAPQTGINRVLGGIVNGVRSVPFIILLVALIPLTRLIAGSSIGTVAAIVPLAIGATPYFARIAEVSLRDVDSGLVEAVRAMGGSRLAIMREVLVPEALPGLVAGFVVTLVTLIGSSAMAGVVGAGGLGDLAIRYGYDEFDTGVIIVVVAVLIVLVCGVQFLGDRLAARFDHR; encoded by the coding sequence ATGTTCGCGAATGTTTCCTCTGCCGAGGTGATGACCGCGCTCGGCCAGACGCTGGAGATGGTGGGTGTCGCCGGCCTGATCGGCTTCATCTGCGGCCTGCCGCTGGCCCTGCTGCTGGTCGCGACATCGCGCAATGGCATCGCGCCGCAGACCGGCATCAATCGCGTGCTCGGCGGCATCGTCAACGGTGTCCGCTCCGTGCCCTTCATCATCCTGCTGGTGGCGCTGATTCCGCTGACGCGGCTGATCGCCGGTAGCTCGATTGGCACAGTGGCCGCCATCGTGCCGCTAGCGATCGGCGCCACGCCTTATTTCGCGCGCATCGCCGAAGTGTCCTTGCGCGACGTCGATAGCGGATTGGTGGAAGCGGTGCGCGCCATGGGCGGCTCGCGGCTCGCCATCATGCGGGAGGTGTTGGTCCCCGAAGCATTGCCCGGCCTTGTCGCGGGTTTTGTGGTGACCTTGGTGACGCTGATCGGCTCCTCCGCCATGGCGGGCGTGGTGGGTGCCGGCGGCCTCGGCGATCTCGCCATCCGCTACGGCTATGACGAATTCGACACCGGCGTGATTATCGTGGTCGTCGCCGTCTTGATCGTGCTTGTCTGCGGCGTTCAGTTCCTGGGCGACCGGCTGGCCGCGCGCTTCGATCATCGTTGA